CTCCGCCATCGGAAAGCGATCTCCGGGGCAGAGCGTGCTCTTCACGTCCCGGTGCGCGATGATGTCTTCCGCACCGAACCCGTGCCGCCTGGCCAGCCCGACAACCAGGTCCACCGTCGCCTCCATCTGCACGGAGGTCGGCCGCAGGGGCCCTGTCCTGCCTCTTGGATTGCTGCTCGAATCGAAATCCCCGACTAAGCAGATACCGAGATAATGCCGGTTGTAGTGAGTGACCCCCGAGTGCGCCCCAGTGGCGTTCTCAGGCCTGCCCGGCTGCACGGTCCCATCCTGCAGTACGACGTAGTGGTAGCCGATGTGATACACCCCGCTCTCGTCCACGTGCACCCATCCACGGCGTGCG
The Fimbriimonadia bacterium genome window above contains:
- a CDS encoding N-acetylmuramoyl-L-alanine amidase, giving the protein MKSLNHEPLRILIALLLVALMFFLVWRASIPQIGQRQRAGVLGVVIHHSATAPTSAGKPVDAGVLDRYHARRGWVHVDESGVYHIGYHYVVLQDGTVQPGRPENATGAHSGVTHYNRHYLGICLVGDFDSSSNPRGRTGPLRPTSVQMEATVDLVVGLARRHGFGAEDIIAHRDVKSTLCPGDRFPMAELRAAVRKRLAQPADREPGPSRPPRQGYAITHRT